One genomic window of Bartonella sp. HY038 includes the following:
- a CDS encoding PepSY domain-containing protein, whose translation MSVKTLRALVVTSAIAAIGVAGLASASYAQNAPYPAQTSARISTSQLASKIEQAGYQIRDIDQKYYGWEVEVTDRNNQRLELRVDNQGNITGQEYDD comes from the coding sequence ATGTCAGTTAAAACTTTACGAGCCCTTGTTGTTACCTCTGCAATAGCTGCAATTGGTGTTGCTGGTTTAGCGTCCGCTTCTTATGCGCAAAATGCGCCCTATCCTGCACAAACAAGTGCCCGCATCAGCACCTCACAGCTTGCCAGTAAAATTGAACAAGCGGGCTATCAAATTCGTGATATTGACCAAAAATATTACGGCTGGGAAGTTGAGGTGACAGACAGAAACAACCAGCGCCTTGAGCTTCGCGTTGACAATCAAGGCAATATTACCGGCCAAGAATATGATGATTAA